A window of Aricia agestis chromosome 10, ilAriAges1.1, whole genome shotgun sequence genomic DNA:
tagggaaggctaTCCTattggtaggggattgggcctccgtttaactcactcactcggcgaaacacagcgcaagcgctgtttcacgccggttttctgtgagaacgtggtatttctccggtcgagccggcccattcatgccgaagcatggctctcccacgtctaactTATGCGAATTATTCATTGGTTGAGATATTTTTTGCGTCTAATTGGACCGGACTAAATTATTGGACCACTGCACAATCATGCGATAGATGTCGGGAGTACCAAATCCTACTAAGATCTAGTTGAGACTATTAGCAGTtactgatcgaaaattcgtatgACGGAGGAAGAGTAGACAGGCGACGCGGCGTAGGTTAggacttagtgtctaaacacactaggccgaagttacgcggcgtaaattccgcatgattacgtccgcaatgtcaaacgcatacaaaatacggacggaacgcgacggaatagtgtgtcatcggtaatttaaaatacattgcgggcgtaatcatgcgaaatttacgccgcgtaacttcggcctagtctgtttagacacttaggtaggttaggtaggttttcctcgactgtcctgctctactataACAGAgtaggaacaggcaccttggtcgccacgaatactcatccacaaaGGAAATTcatggcaccaaccccaaccataatatcgttcaatttatgagcattgagcagcattgggttgggggcgatactctagtgcgaaggagtcacaatagatcagggctacagcgacctgccttctttaacaaaaaaaagtaggtcAGGACTTAGGTAATAAATAGTGATGTCCCCCTCTGCGAAAATTTATGCCTAGAGTGCAAGCCGTTCTCtatgaataattaaaatctttgaaaacaatttataaacaaatttttaaacatCAATTTTCAGGAATGCAAAACATGTTACATCTACCTGATAGCGAAAATAACGGAACTAATGGATACCGTGTTTTTCATCCTACGGAAATCGTTCAGGCAGGTTACCTTCCTACATCTCTTTCATCACACCATCATGCCAGTCGGGTGTTGGATCGGCATTCTCTATAATCCTGGTAAGATATAACTTTTACCCTTTGAAAAAATACGGTAGCAATAGTATTATTTTGAATAACATTTCACAAATCGTATCGTAGCGCAAAGAAAAGTACAAATACGTGTCAAatgtaaatcataatattataataatattattatctgatACGAGACAAGTAAGCATGCGCATTTTGTTTTCTAGTTTCATTTCATGCTTTTACGTTCAACTTTAGCTAGTTGACGGAAAATGAAAAGTATTATGTAGGTATCAGAAGAAAtatttaaagaatattttgGTTATTATTCTATTAATGTATGGTTTATCTTAAGCTAGTTACAAAAAATTGTACCTAAagattacttttaaataaaataaataaataaataaaaaatcttattcattttattcaatCAACTCAGATTGCGCACACTTACACCATACTGTGCTAAATGAAGTTTTAAgataataccacagaatagataatagtacaagataATACTACGGTCTACATACACCTAACCCATGTGAAGTCTAGTTCGTCTAcgcgtgaaaaaatatttactttcccGCCTAAAAGTTAGTATCGGCAATTGTTAACTTAATTGTAAAATGTAGGTCTGCCATTTACTGTTTTTCAGGTGGAAACGCTGCTGTCCTGGGTTTGTTCAACACTGCAGTGCACGTGGTTATGTACTCCTACTATTTATTAGCTAACTTCGGagacaaatacaaaaaatatttatggtgGAAGAAGTATGTGACAGTTTTCCAACTGGTGAGTTTTTTTATTAGGTTTCGTGACCTTCATTAGGGTTGTTTAGATGTAAAGCACTGTTCTGGCCGTACAAATAAATGCTAAAGCGCGTCTCCGTTTCCGCTCATCAAAATCTTGTCATTTGAATAAAGCCTTATTTATtagttagtcattaaggtatatattgtatgggcctatgtagcctgatataaataaataaataaataaaataaagtatctaGAGTGCTAGGCTAgaatatgaataaataatatctatttgGGATCAATATCTCAACCTCACAGTCAACCGTAGAAAATAACGCAGCAATATCAAATATTAATTGATTGGGATATTATAGAAGACCTTAACGGATTaaagatgataatattaaagaaaGATAACGCGTTGAACTTTTCTCGTATAATGAGGCAGAGGCTGCCGCTTACCATTACACGATTCGTCTGCATGTTTTCTTAAAAATTGGTAAACGCCAATTTTCACATTATTAAAGGCctttaaagagaaaaaaatactcTGAACGAACTTTCCTTTATGCCCATTTGGGCTTGCAAAGcattagttgtaacttgtaataatATGACACCAGTTTTGTTTGAGGCATCGCTGGttactgatattattatatcccgGGCttaccgaatcaagaaattccgtaacgaaaaaatcctaaaaaacttgagaggtgtcaagggacacccggatggaacgaagtggatggaatattaaaaaaaacgccatcttttgaggcccaggaatactaacaacgacacttttgtggaattgtaataaaatttattgaaacgtccggtagatgtcactgttaattttttttataacaccatctagttgacgccaaAACAAACACCATCTATGCACTCTGCCACTACAGCGCAGGAACTAATCAAaatgtgtcgttacaacttttttcgcaacgcgcgataaggaacttcattCCAAAAAATACCCCCCTACTCCGACCAACCCAGCGTTGCCCTTCGGCATGGTGTTTATGTGCGAGCGACTAGATGTATGCGAATTTTAAtagcataagttgataaaaaatgctatgcaattatAGCTTTACTTCACCGAGTGCCACATGTATTTTTTGTGCTAAGTCTCACATTATAATCCCTTTGTTTATATTATCAGGTGCAGTTCGCGATCGTTGGCGTCCACGCTTTCAACAGTCTCTTCTACAGCTGCGGATACCCAACCATCTTGAAGCTTCTCGTTCTCACTCAGTCTGTGTTCTTCTTCAAAATGTTCGGTGACTTCTACGTTAAGACCTACTGGAACAAACAACCCAAGAAACAAGCCAATGGTGTACATGAAAATGGCAAAGAATCTAATGGGGTATACAAGAATGGCAAAGAATCGTCTAACGGAATATACGAGAATGGCAAAGAATCGTCTAACGGAGTATACAAAAATGGCAATGAGTCGTACAACGGAATTTACACAAATggaaaaaataaaacgcaatAGTTCATCGGTAGGGTCGGAAATTTTTATTTACCCGCAtttaaaatactaattattatattataagtgactcagacataaaaatattactggCCTGTTCcggatataattatttattgtaattaataacgtactacatttataattttaagcaGCACATAGCAGATACAAATGATTTACCtttaaaatactaattattatattataagtgactcagacataaaaatattactggCCTGTTCCGGatacaattatttattgtaattaataacgtaCTGCATTCATAATTTTAAGCAGCACATAGCAGATACAAATGATTTTATCACAATCATGCTACAAGGATCTTTTGGTtgtcaaaataaataatcagccaactgcgagtcggactcgcgcaggaagggttccgtaccgttatagagaaaaaaattaactaaaaattgtgttttttgtaagagAGCCCCCTTaaacgtttattttattttattattattataaattattgaattatggcgcattttcactggtcgataaaccgcatgcggggtgcgggagactTCTGAAACACATGCCACGACCAATAAAAATGCGCCAATAGTTgtcatagactccccgtatgctgtataccgtaagagttaacgactaatgaaaatgcgcccttagacataataattataattaaggcctttgtgaaaatattaagtgcctacctgttgccataataatatcaatagatatcgagcaaaaaaggcaaaaaaaatcacatttgctCTATAGGAGCCCcctttgaatatttattttattttatttttagtatttgttgttatagcggcaacagatatacacaatctgtgaaaagtttcagaagtctagctatagccgttcttgagatacagcctggagacagacagacggacggacggacagacggacagacattgaagtctcagtcatagggtcccatttttaccctttgggtacggaacccaaaaatcCATCCTTCTGTCACCAACTCCAATTGTTAACCACAACTTACAGCATCGGGTAGGGGTTTATTTCcctccttaaaaaaagaaaaaaaaaggggTTGATACTCTAATGGAAAGGAGTCACAGTAGATTGATTTGGGTCGAGTAGAGTAAGGCTCCATAGACCTACCTTGACGAAAAGATATTATTTCAGAAACTTAATTtatgatactagatgacgcccgaaccGTATATAAtaccgggacttaaagtatctccatacccagcaaaatcggttcaggagtttgggcgtgaaaaggtaacagacagacagacacactttcgcatctatacatattataaataaaattggagtgtctgtttgtaatattgaaagaaccgttttttactacatgcatatgaatttaagtattatatacgctacatacaccaaaacaacattttttacaatttttgtctgtatgtctgtctgtctgtctttttgttccgactaatctccgaaatggctggagcgattttgacgggactttttttggcaggcAGGTTTGGATACTACATCCAAACCTgcctgccaaaaaaagtcccgaaGGAaaaaggaataacttaggctactttttaaccgacttccgaaaaggagaatgatatattttactttttttgtatttgttctcgggcaactacgccatttgtggaccgattttcaaaattattttgttgttgtatgagatgtagcccgatttcggtaacatgatcacaaaagtggtgatctgatgatgcgatccatgagaaatcgacgggactccttgaaattaatatagaaacaatattatagtgattttacgtttttctgaaggatttcaagcttaaactaccaaaaattaAGAATTTGCGTCCCTTTAACTaaagtttacgcggacgaagtcgcgggcaacagctagtttttaatatttttatgaattagtATGAATGACATTAACTTTTACATTTGATTCGGGACACGACTCACGAGtgtttttttattagggttccgtacaaggAAGACATAGAAATGAGATTCCCGTCTAGAGATATTATTGCcttatcaaaattataatttaaattatttatacaatCAAAATCCACGTCTTTGTCCGGAAGACTGGAATTTAAGTAAATTTTCATAATGATGAAATGTGCAGAGTTTCCCGaacgaataattatttaaaatgtagagCTTGTGTTGTCTTGTGCTGTACAAAAGAGATAAAATAAATGAAGGCTTtaattaacttaattttttatgcaAAACTACTATTTTCCTGAACAAAGACTACCAGATGGTAGTCTTTggttgccacttgtctactagggcagctGTATAGCAGGATAATCAAGGATCTCCTTGATTATCCTGCTATACagctgccctagtagacaagtggcaagtgaTTATAGTAAAagcttacaaaatgtatgcgatttgacataagtcatcgcttcgatagcgaatactaatgtcaaatcccatacgtTTTGTGCGTCATGACGTCATCCCATACGACAGCGAATGACATTTCACAAAATGGCAGCTGTAGTTCCAATTTTATCTACTGAACCATTGACTTAtttacatgggcgtaccgagggggtcAGGGGGGGGCAGCCGCCCGCCCCCTGGattatgttgacgtccctactaagtatattatcaagtacttttatctttaaaaattaaaaattaagaaaatgaatttttgccatttgtaatacaatacaatattgttacaactaaaaattatatttttttttattctttataaacacctagcttatgaaaaatctgatttgccacccctggcccagaacctgggttattccccccccccccggcaccagaacctgggtaatttgcccccccccccctcccgatttatttgtttgtccgtctgttcgtcttGAGGACCACCTGAAGACATCAGGCGGTacctcaagaacggctatagctagactcctgaaattttcacagattgtttatatctgttgccgctataacaacaaatactaaaaataaaataataataatatttaagggggctctcatgcaacaaaagtgatttttttggccttttttgctcgatattaattACGGCAACAGGTGggcatttgaaattttcacaaaggccttaattttatgtgtactttaataattaataatagtatttaaataatcccatacaaaaacacaatttggtctatttttgctctataacggtacggaacccttcgtgcgcgagtccgactcgcacttggccaaatATTGTGTATCCGTATCAGGGGGACTAAGGTCATCTAACAAGCTACCCGGCAGAGGTCACTCATCACCTCAAAGTTGCACTACTAGTCGATACTACCAAACCaccaagtctcccaccgcagagcgcaatAGAGACaccacgacaaaagttctaataaaagaacagaaaatcttcgattcgttgtccg
This region includes:
- the LOC121731018 gene encoding elongation of very long chain fatty acids protein 7-like isoform X1, with amino-acid sequence MVTIISDLIDGYEKLFTERSNPVTREWYLTGSPYLVPSIVTVYLIFCLKIGPWYMKNRQPFELNTAIKLHNFSQVLLSLYMFNMVVWRIFFTDYSLTCQQTDIDDKYFDIECKTCYIYLIAKITELMDTVFFILRKSFRQVTFLHLFHHTIMPVGCWIGILYNPGGNAAVLGLFNTAVHVVMYSYYLLANFGDKYKKYLWWKKYVTVFQLVQFAIVGVHAFNSLFYSCGYPTILKLLVLTQSVFFFKMFGDFYVKTYWNKQPKKQANGVHENGKESNGVYKNGKESSNGIYENGKESSNGVYKNGNESYNGIYTNGKNKTQ
- the LOC121731018 gene encoding elongation of very long chain fatty acids protein AAEL008004-like isoform X2 encodes the protein MKNRQPFELNTAIKLHNFSQVLLSLYMFNMVVWRIFFTDYSLTCQQTDIDDKYFDIECKTCYIYLIAKITELMDTVFFILRKSFRQVTFLHLFHHTIMPVGCWIGILYNPGGNAAVLGLFNTAVHVVMYSYYLLANFGDKYKKYLWWKKYVTVFQLVQFAIVGVHAFNSLFYSCGYPTILKLLVLTQSVFFFKMFGDFYVKTYWNKQPKKQANGVHENGKESNGVYKNGKESSNGIYENGKESSNGVYKNGNESYNGIYTNGKNKTQ